A window from Streptomyces subrutilus encodes these proteins:
- a CDS encoding ArsR/SmtB family transcription factor, producing MHAFDVLGDPVRRRILELLAPGEQASGEVSAVIREEFGISQPAVSQHLRVLRESGFTSVRAEGTRRLYAVESGPLREVDAWLERFRGFWEQRLDALGTELARGKRERRRREEASGDE from the coding sequence GTGCACGCCTTCGATGTCCTCGGGGACCCGGTCAGACGCCGGATATTGGAGCTGCTCGCCCCGGGCGAGCAGGCATCGGGCGAGGTCAGTGCCGTGATCCGGGAGGAATTCGGGATCTCCCAGCCGGCCGTGTCGCAGCATCTGCGGGTGCTGCGGGAGAGCGGGTTCACGTCCGTACGGGCGGAGGGCACCCGGCGGCTGTACGCCGTCGAGTCAGGCCCGCTGCGCGAGGTGGACGCATGGCTGGAGAGGTTCCGGGGGTTCTGGGAGCAGCGGCTGGACGCGCTCGGGACGGAGCTCGCGCGGGGAAAGCGGGAGCGCAGACGGAGAGAGGAAGCGAGCGGCGATGAGTGA
- a CDS encoding helix-turn-helix domain-containing protein, producing the protein MTDSADRTDGPDAPRPAPSPVPVPGPGAPFSDRLNFLFDRVRPPGAEEYSNAHVARTISSYGGDSYTRSHISYLRAGKRTPTITMVPLLARFFGVEAAYFIEDEVTRKIATQFEILRKLKENGVEQIALRAMGVSAAGQRKVLAALEAVRREEGLSDEPERDGP; encoded by the coding sequence GTGACGGATTCAGCAGACCGGACCGACGGACCGGACGCACCCCGGCCGGCGCCGTCCCCGGTTCCGGTCCCCGGACCCGGTGCTCCCTTCAGTGACCGCCTCAACTTCCTCTTCGACCGGGTGCGTCCGCCGGGCGCGGAGGAGTACTCCAACGCTCACGTGGCCCGCACCATCTCCTCGTACGGAGGGGACAGCTACACGCGCTCCCACATCAGCTACCTCCGCGCCGGCAAGCGGACCCCGACCATCACCATGGTGCCGCTGCTCGCCCGGTTCTTCGGCGTCGAGGCCGCGTACTTCATCGAGGACGAGGTCACGCGCAAGATCGCGACCCAGTTCGAGATCCTGCGCAAGCTGAAGGAGAACGGGGTCGAGCAGATCGCCCTGCGGGCGATGGGGGTGTCCGCGGCCGGCCAGCGCAAGGTGCTGGCCGCGCTCGAAGCCGTCCGCAGAGAGGAAGGCCTGTCCGACGAGCCCGAGAGGGACGGGCCGTGA
- a CDS encoding SRPBCC family protein has product MVSVERSFTVDRPLPVLVDYLKDFARAEDWDPGTTSCVRLDDGPVRVGSSWRNVSVFRGRETSLVYRLVRWDADHLTFVGENSSVTTTDDLSLRSTGTGVTEVVYRARLDFKGLIKLAEPFLRKDVERLADGVEAVMPGVLARA; this is encoded by the coding sequence GTGGTGTCCGTCGAGCGTTCGTTCACCGTCGACCGGCCGCTGCCGGTGCTGGTCGACTACCTGAAGGACTTCGCCCGGGCGGAGGACTGGGACCCCGGCACGACGTCGTGCGTCCGGCTCGACGACGGGCCCGTACGGGTCGGCTCCTCGTGGCGCAACGTGTCGGTGTTCCGCGGCCGGGAGACGAGCCTGGTCTACCGGCTCGTCCGCTGGGACGCGGACCACCTGACCTTCGTGGGCGAGAACTCCAGCGTCACGACGACCGACGACCTGTCCCTGCGGTCCACCGGAACCGGGGTTACGGAGGTCGTCTACCGGGCCAGGCTCGATTTCAAAGGTCTGATCAAGCTGGCGGAACCCTTCCTGAGGAAGGACGTCGAGCGGCTGGCCGACGGGGTCGAAGCGGTGATGCCCGGGGTGCTCGCGCGGGCCTGA
- a CDS encoding amidase codes for MILRRTLLVACTAVAAAAAMAATPAAAHSRAGGRGARADLHLAPAREQLAALRRRTITSRELLEQYLLHIAKANPALNAVVTLDAAGARAAADAADRHLAATGKPLGALHGLPLTVKDALETKGLRTTCGSPDLTAHVPERDADAVARLRAAGAVIVGKTNVPVMCQDLQTSNPLFGTTKNPYDATRTAGGSSGGPAAAVAAGLTSLDVGSDLAGSLRLPAAYCGVYALRPSGGIVPTRGHIPRPPGWLTSSDMLTLGPLARTADDLGLLLDVLAAPAPADAAAWRVELPAPRRKRLADFRVGVWRDDPYCHVDGDTRRVLDEVVRLLRSAGAGVDETARPVDLAGSDRLFQRLMYATASATATDAGFAEDVAAAEKVPADAPGGLFLHARTMRHRDWLRANEEREELRGRWAAYFATHDVLVTPATPTAAVADQTAVPVPERYITVDGERRPYFDQTAWLNLAGHVRLPAVVMPAGRTAGGLPLAVQIIGPYLDDRTVVAVAEHLAQRLPEPVRPPASAE; via the coding sequence GTGATCCTCCGCCGCACCCTGCTCGTCGCCTGTACCGCCGTCGCCGCGGCCGCCGCCATGGCCGCCACACCCGCGGCGGCCCACTCGCGGGCCGGCGGCCGGGGCGCGCGCGCCGACCTGCACCTGGCGCCGGCCCGCGAGCAGCTCGCCGCCCTGCGCCGCCGTACGATCACCAGCCGCGAGCTGCTGGAGCAGTACCTGCTGCACATCGCCAAGGCCAACCCCGCCCTCAACGCCGTCGTCACCCTCGACGCGGCCGGCGCCCGCGCGGCCGCCGACGCCGCGGACCGCCACCTCGCCGCCACCGGCAAGCCGCTGGGCGCGCTCCACGGCCTGCCCCTCACCGTGAAGGACGCCCTGGAGACGAAGGGGCTGCGCACCACCTGCGGCTCCCCCGACCTCACGGCGCACGTGCCCGAACGGGACGCGGACGCGGTGGCGCGGCTGCGCGCCGCCGGAGCCGTCATCGTCGGCAAGACGAACGTCCCGGTCATGTGCCAGGACCTCCAGACCTCGAACCCGCTCTTCGGCACGACGAAGAACCCGTACGACGCCACCCGGACCGCGGGCGGTTCCTCGGGCGGCCCGGCCGCCGCCGTCGCCGCGGGGCTCACCAGTCTCGACGTCGGCTCCGACCTCGCGGGCTCGCTGCGCCTCCCCGCCGCCTACTGCGGGGTGTACGCCCTGCGGCCCAGCGGCGGGATCGTCCCGACCCGCGGACACATCCCCCGGCCGCCCGGCTGGCTCACCAGCTCCGACATGCTCACGCTGGGCCCCCTCGCCCGTACCGCCGACGACCTCGGCCTGCTCCTCGACGTCCTGGCCGCGCCGGCCCCGGCGGACGCCGCCGCCTGGCGCGTCGAGCTGCCCGCACCGCGCCGCAAGCGGCTGGCCGACTTCCGGGTCGGCGTCTGGCGCGACGACCCCTACTGCCACGTCGACGGGGACACCCGGCGGGTGCTGGACGAGGTCGTCCGGCTGCTGCGGTCCGCCGGAGCGGGCGTGGACGAGACCGCCCGGCCCGTGGACCTGGCCGGCAGCGACCGGCTGTTCCAGCGCCTCATGTACGCCACGGCCAGCGCCACGGCCACGGACGCGGGATTCGCCGAGGACGTCGCGGCGGCCGAGAAGGTCCCGGCGGATGCCCCGGGCGGCCTCTTCCTGCACGCGCGGACCATGCGGCACCGGGACTGGCTGCGCGCGAACGAGGAGCGCGAGGAGCTGCGCGGCCGCTGGGCCGCCTACTTCGCCACCCATGACGTCCTCGTCACGCCGGCCACCCCGACGGCGGCCGTCGCGGACCAGACCGCGGTCCCGGTGCCCGAGCGGTACATCACGGTGGACGGCGAGCGGCGCCCGTACTTCGACCAGACGGCGTGGCTGAACCTGGCCGGTCACGTCCGGCTCCCCGCCGTCGTCATGCCGGCCGGCAGGACCGCCGGGGGCCTGCCGCTGGCCGTCCAGATCATCGGCCCGTACCTGGACGACCGCACGGTCGTCGCCGTGGCCGAACACCTCGCACAACGGCTCCCCGAGCCCGTGCGACCGCCCGCGTCCGCCGAGTGA
- a CDS encoding UBP-type zinc finger domain-containing protein, with the protein MPRWTVAYDAGRPEGRSCGHADQAEATAGEPPAEARATAASPARGPSDGGPAPAAGCDRCLAAGQSWVHLRICLTCGSVGCCDSSRGQHAWSHAVRTGHPLARSAEAGEEWAWCYEDELFLVPATAPGRARDA; encoded by the coding sequence ATGCCGCGCTGGACGGTCGCGTACGACGCCGGACGCCCCGAGGGCCGGTCGTGCGGCCATGCCGACCAGGCGGAGGCCACGGCCGGTGAGCCGCCGGCCGAGGCCCGCGCGACGGCGGCGAGCCCGGCACGCGGGCCGTCGGACGGCGGGCCCGCACCCGCCGCCGGCTGCGACCGGTGCCTCGCCGCCGGCCAGTCCTGGGTCCACCTGCGGATCTGCCTGACCTGCGGCAGCGTGGGCTGCTGCGACAGCTCGCGCGGTCAGCACGCCTGGTCCCACGCCGTGCGCACCGGCCATCCCCTGGCCCGCTCGGCCGAGGCGGGCGAGGAGTGGGCATGGTGCTACGAGGACGAGCTGTTCCTGGTCCCGGCCACCGCACCCGGCCGTGCGCGCGACGCGTGA
- a CDS encoding magnesium and cobalt transport protein CorA: MECVVYGDGPGRPETVECDLEDAACQSVLKRLRGLGEGEFGWVRLVDPSEDELVQLADELGLHPLAVEDAVQARQRPKSERFGDVLAVALKTLWYVEEEAAVETGEMMLFVGPRYVLTVRHGTVDPCAEAARRLDADPDMLRFGPWSVLHAVLDVVVDAYSDAAAMVRAALTRLEDLVFSSDRVDVTERIYSLKREVREFRDAVQPLAPVAQGLLGGPVTDSPGLLPYFRDVTDHLHRTDIEVRTLDELLNAVLDAQQARVGTWQNDDMRRISAWAAIFAIPTMVAGVYGMNFEHMPELGWSYGYPFAVGLMLAASGALYRAFRRNGWL, from the coding sequence ATGGAATGCGTGGTGTACGGAGACGGGCCCGGACGGCCGGAGACGGTGGAGTGCGACCTGGAGGACGCGGCCTGCCAGTCGGTGCTCAAGCGGCTCCGGGGCCTGGGCGAGGGCGAGTTCGGCTGGGTGCGCCTGGTCGACCCCTCGGAGGACGAGCTGGTGCAGCTGGCCGACGAACTGGGCCTGCACCCGCTCGCGGTGGAGGACGCTGTCCAGGCGCGGCAGCGCCCGAAGTCCGAACGGTTCGGGGACGTGTTGGCGGTCGCGCTGAAGACGCTCTGGTACGTGGAGGAGGAAGCGGCCGTCGAGACCGGCGAGATGATGCTCTTCGTCGGGCCCCGGTACGTGCTCACCGTCCGGCACGGGACGGTCGACCCCTGCGCGGAGGCCGCGCGCCGGCTCGACGCCGACCCGGACATGCTGCGCTTCGGCCCCTGGTCGGTCCTGCACGCCGTGCTCGACGTGGTCGTCGACGCGTACAGCGACGCCGCCGCGATGGTCAGGGCCGCGCTCACCCGGCTGGAGGACCTCGTCTTCTCGTCGGACCGGGTGGACGTCACCGAACGCATCTACTCGCTCAAGCGGGAGGTGCGCGAGTTCCGCGACGCGGTGCAGCCGCTCGCCCCGGTGGCCCAGGGGCTGCTGGGCGGTCCCGTGACGGACTCGCCCGGGCTCCTGCCGTACTTCCGCGACGTGACGGACCACCTGCACCGCACGGACATCGAGGTGCGGACCCTGGACGAGCTGCTGAACGCGGTGCTCGACGCCCAGCAGGCCCGGGTGGGCACCTGGCAGAACGACGACATGCGCCGCATCTCGGCCTGGGCCGCGATCTTCGCCATCCCCACCATGGTCGCGGGCGTCTACGGCATGAACTTCGAGCACATGCCCGAGCTGGGCTGGAGCTACGGCTACCCCTTCGCCGTCGGCCTGATGCTGGCCGCCTCGGGCGCCCTGTACCGCGCCTTCCGACGCAACGGCTGGCTGTAG
- a CDS encoding oxidoreductase, whose protein sequence is MTPHTITAAASGTWTLGDLTVNRLGFGAMRLPQTGEAFATDAVPRDREQAIGVLRRALELGVNHIDTAAFYFSPLRSANELINSALAPYPDDLVITTKVGPGRGPAGDWIPHASPDRLRGQVEENLRQLGRDHLDVVNLRVVGEDSIAERFGALADLRTAGLIRHLGLSNVRPGHLAEAQAIAPVVCVQNRYGIGADPEQDTLLRACGDQGIAFVPFYAIAGAGGQAGLTGGESAEVRAVARARGASPAQIRLAWTLARGPHVLAIPGTGDPDHLVANVAAGALRLSPAELASLDSAHAAG, encoded by the coding sequence ATGACCCCGCACACCATCACAGCAGCCGCCTCCGGCACCTGGACGCTCGGCGATCTGACGGTCAACCGGCTCGGGTTCGGCGCGATGCGCCTGCCCCAGACCGGTGAGGCGTTCGCGACCGACGCCGTGCCGCGCGACCGGGAGCAGGCGATCGGCGTCCTGCGCCGGGCGCTGGAACTCGGCGTGAACCACATCGACACCGCCGCCTTCTACTTCTCCCCGCTGCGCTCCGCCAACGAGTTGATCAACAGCGCGCTGGCCCCCTACCCGGACGACCTGGTCATCACCACCAAGGTCGGCCCCGGCCGGGGCCCGGCCGGAGACTGGATCCCGCACGCCTCTCCCGACCGGTTGCGCGGCCAGGTCGAGGAGAACCTCCGCCAGTTGGGACGCGACCACCTCGACGTGGTGAACCTGCGCGTCGTCGGCGAGGATTCGATCGCGGAGCGGTTCGGCGCACTGGCGGACCTGCGCACGGCCGGCCTCATCCGCCACCTGGGCCTCTCCAACGTACGGCCCGGACACCTGGCCGAGGCGCAGGCCATCGCGCCCGTGGTCTGCGTGCAGAACCGGTACGGCATCGGAGCCGACCCCGAACAGGACACCCTCCTGCGCGCCTGCGGGGACCAGGGCATCGCCTTCGTCCCGTTCTACGCCATCGCCGGCGCGGGGGGCCAGGCCGGGCTGACCGGCGGCGAGAGCGCGGAGGTACGGGCCGTCGCCCGGGCCCGCGGGGCCTCCCCCGCCCAGATCAGGCTGGCGTGGACCCTGGCGCGCGGGCCGCACGTCCTGGCGATCCCCGGCACGGGCGACCCGGACCACCTGGTCGCCAACGTGGCCGCGGGCGCGCTGCGCCTCTCCCCTGCGGAGCTGGCCTCGCTGGACTCGGCGCACGCGGCCGGCTGA
- a CDS encoding VOC family protein, whose amino-acid sequence MAVRRVVPNIQSQATQESRDFYGLLGFEEVMNHGWIMTLASSSVPAAQISVMTRDETAPVTPDMSVEVDDVDAAHAVMRESGAEIVYPLQDEEWGVRRFFVRDPNGRVVNVLGHR is encoded by the coding sequence ATGGCCGTTCGTCGTGTGGTGCCCAACATCCAGTCGCAGGCGACGCAGGAGAGCCGGGACTTCTACGGGCTGCTGGGCTTCGAGGAGGTCATGAACCACGGGTGGATCATGACGCTCGCCTCCTCGTCCGTCCCGGCCGCACAGATCAGTGTCATGACCCGCGACGAGACCGCGCCCGTCACCCCCGACATGAGCGTCGAGGTGGACGACGTGGATGCGGCCCACGCGGTCATGCGGGAGAGCGGGGCGGAGATCGTGTACCCGTTGCAGGACGAGGAGTGGGGCGTGCGGCGGTTCTTCGTCCGCGATCCCAACGGCCGGGTGGTCAATGTGCTGGGTCACCGCTGA
- a CDS encoding prolyl oligopeptidase family serine peptidase, translated as MNDVDAHLWLEDVSGEESLAWVRERNAETVDELGAAPEFEAIEHEVREVLDDDGRIPYVTRRGRHLYNFWQDAERVRGVWRRTTLEEFRTDRPAWETVLDLDALSEAEGEEWAWAGSDVLAAHDHRHALVMLSRGGADACVVREFDLSALRFVEDGYGVPEAKTRIGWIDRDHVWIGTDSGPGSLSASGYPLQVRRWRRGTPLEQAELVYQGEPADLSADGWRDHTPGFARDFVSRQLDFWNSRLFLLPAAGDADAAEAEAEAEPASAAPGAQAPGAQPAGASSARPRMVPIDVPDDAVKYVHRQWLIVTTKSNWLGHAPGTLLAFDFAAYQAGAREPEVLFAPDGRTALAGHQWTRHHLILATRADVSSRLEILTPGPEGAGWSRAPLADVPPLSTASVVGTDPDDSDEYFLNVSGFLQPATLYRGVAGGPPGDGEALKRAPALFDTAGLTVRQHFATSADGTRVPYFVIGPEDRPGPGPALLYGYGGFEVSQVPQYSPVVGRAWLARGGTYAVAGIRGGREYGPSWHQAALGANRVRAFEDFAAVARDLVDRGITTVARLGIEGGSNGGLLMGAMLTRYPELFGAVVAHVPLLDMLRFHRLLAGASWIAEYGDPDAPADRTHLADISPYHRARGDVPYPPLLLLTSTRDDRVHPGHARKMAARLRELGQHVLFHEHLGGGHAGATDHRQTAFNKALVHSFLWGRLAEGAAERG; from the coding sequence ATGAACGACGTGGACGCCCACCTGTGGCTGGAAGACGTGTCGGGCGAGGAGTCCCTCGCCTGGGTGCGGGAGCGCAATGCGGAGACCGTGGACGAACTGGGCGCGGCGCCCGAATTCGAGGCCATCGAGCACGAGGTGCGCGAGGTGCTGGACGACGACGGCCGGATCCCGTACGTCACCCGCCGCGGCCGGCACCTCTACAACTTCTGGCAGGACGCCGAGCGGGTGCGCGGGGTGTGGCGGCGCACCACCCTGGAGGAGTTCCGCACGGACCGGCCGGCCTGGGAGACGGTCCTCGACCTCGACGCGCTGTCCGAGGCGGAGGGCGAGGAGTGGGCGTGGGCGGGCAGTGACGTCCTCGCCGCCCACGACCACCGGCACGCCCTGGTGATGCTCTCGCGCGGCGGTGCGGACGCCTGCGTCGTGCGCGAGTTCGACCTCTCGGCGCTGCGGTTCGTCGAGGACGGGTACGGCGTTCCCGAGGCGAAGACCCGGATCGGCTGGATCGACCGCGACCACGTGTGGATCGGCACCGACTCCGGCCCCGGTTCCCTGTCCGCGTCCGGATACCCGCTCCAGGTGCGGCGCTGGCGTCGCGGCACACCGCTGGAGCAGGCCGAGCTCGTCTACCAGGGCGAACCGGCGGACCTGTCCGCCGACGGCTGGCGCGACCACACCCCGGGCTTCGCCAGGGACTTCGTCTCCCGCCAGCTGGACTTCTGGAACAGCCGCCTCTTCCTCCTGCCCGCAGCCGGCGACGCCGATGCGGCAGAAGCCGAGGCAGAGGCAGAGCCCGCGTCCGCGGCCCCCGGAGCGCAGGCCCCCGGAGCGCAGCCCGCCGGAGCGTCGTCCGCCCGGCCGCGGATGGTGCCGATCGACGTCCCGGACGACGCCGTCAAGTACGTGCACCGCCAGTGGCTGATCGTCACCACCAAATCGAACTGGCTCGGTCACGCCCCCGGCACCCTCCTCGCCTTCGACTTCGCGGCGTACCAGGCCGGCGCGCGCGAGCCGGAGGTCCTCTTCGCACCCGACGGGCGCACCGCGCTCGCCGGCCACCAGTGGACCCGCCACCACCTGATCCTCGCCACCCGCGCCGACGTCTCCTCCCGACTGGAGATCCTCACCCCCGGCCCCGAGGGGGCGGGGTGGAGCCGGGCGCCGCTGGCCGACGTGCCGCCGCTGTCCACGGCCTCCGTGGTGGGTACCGACCCGGACGACAGCGACGAGTACTTCCTGAACGTCTCCGGGTTCCTCCAGCCCGCCACCCTGTACCGGGGCGTGGCCGGTGGCCCGCCCGGCGACGGCGAGGCCCTCAAGCGGGCGCCCGCCCTCTTCGACACGGCCGGCCTCACCGTCCGGCAGCACTTCGCCACCTCCGCCGACGGCACGCGCGTCCCGTACTTCGTGATCGGCCCCGAGGACCGTCCCGGTCCCGGCCCCGCGCTGCTCTACGGCTACGGGGGCTTCGAGGTCTCCCAGGTCCCGCAGTACAGCCCGGTCGTCGGGCGGGCCTGGCTCGCGCGCGGCGGGACGTACGCGGTGGCCGGCATCCGCGGCGGGCGCGAGTACGGACCGTCCTGGCACCAGGCCGCCCTCGGAGCCAACCGGGTGCGCGCCTTCGAGGACTTCGCCGCCGTCGCCCGGGACCTCGTCGACCGCGGCATCACCACCGTGGCCCGGCTCGGCATCGAGGGCGGCAGCAACGGCGGCCTGCTGATGGGCGCCATGCTCACCCGCTACCCGGAGCTCTTCGGGGCTGTCGTCGCGCACGTCCCGCTCCTGGACATGCTGCGCTTCCACCGACTGCTCGCCGGAGCCAGCTGGATCGCCGAGTACGGGGACCCCGACGCCCCCGCCGACCGCACGCACCTCGCGGACATCTCCCCGTACCACCGGGCCCGGGGCGACGTCCCGTACCCGCCGCTGCTGCTGCTGACCTCGACGCGCGACGACCGGGTGCACCCCGGGCACGCCCGCAAGATGGCCGCCCGGCTCAGGGAGCTCGGCCAGCACGTGCTGTTCCACGAGCACCTGGGCGGCGGCCATGCCGGTGCCACCGACCACCGGCAGACCGCCTTCAACAAGGCGCTCGTGCACTCCTTCCTGTGGGGGAGGCTCGCCGAAGGGGCCGCCGAGCGCGGCTGA
- a CDS encoding MAB_1171c family putative transporter, which produces MKDILHPLCLAIAGTGFLVLVRDLGRSRRDPALVALAFTYGFSALSYAVSLTWVWVRVDGVLGVPNIVVPIAQGCVIVVFALQATVLAHWSKPPAEARRRSRHLLVAAAVVIAAMALLFALLTPATTRPTDFSLYYAHDPVFQAYVLLYFGTYTVAEVYLARSCWKYARTASNRSIAFSLRLVTVGAVITLGYSGIRIGAVVGAEVGFGVDHLNGFAWACGDIGATLTQIGYLIPTVARRAASGRDWAAAHLALRRLGPLWFALDRADPGITLRRPARQLPDVLRGRSAHFPLLRRRVEIRQGQKLMRRYLDPVARERAEAARRAEGLTGAELAAAVTADQLRAALARHTADEPVDAPAEYADADLSLATTDDELVHLQRVASYFTPPVPTPESRDASDSLGATSGARS; this is translated from the coding sequence GTGAAAGACATCCTTCACCCCCTGTGCCTGGCCATCGCCGGCACCGGCTTCCTCGTCCTGGTCCGCGACCTCGGGCGCAGCCGCCGCGATCCCGCGCTGGTCGCCCTCGCCTTCACATACGGCTTCTCCGCGCTCAGCTACGCCGTCTCCCTGACCTGGGTGTGGGTGCGCGTGGACGGCGTGCTCGGCGTGCCCAACATCGTCGTGCCGATCGCCCAGGGCTGCGTGATCGTGGTCTTCGCCCTGCAGGCCACCGTCCTCGCGCACTGGTCGAAGCCGCCGGCCGAGGCGCGCCGGCGCAGCCGGCACCTGCTGGTCGCGGCCGCCGTGGTCATCGCCGCGATGGCACTGCTCTTCGCCCTGCTGACCCCGGCCACGACCAGACCGACCGACTTCTCGCTGTACTACGCCCACGACCCGGTCTTCCAGGCGTACGTACTGCTGTACTTCGGCACGTACACCGTCGCCGAGGTCTACCTGGCCCGGTCCTGCTGGAAGTACGCCCGCACCGCCAGCAACCGGTCCATCGCCTTCAGCCTGCGCCTGGTCACCGTCGGCGCCGTCATCACCCTCGGCTACAGCGGCATCCGGATCGGCGCCGTCGTCGGAGCCGAGGTCGGCTTCGGCGTCGACCACCTCAACGGCTTCGCCTGGGCCTGCGGCGACATCGGCGCCACCCTCACCCAGATCGGCTACCTCATCCCGACCGTCGCCCGGCGGGCGGCGAGCGGCCGCGACTGGGCCGCCGCGCACCTGGCCCTGCGGCGCCTCGGTCCGCTGTGGTTCGCGCTCGACCGGGCCGACCCCGGCATCACGCTGCGCCGACCGGCCCGCCAGCTCCCCGACGTCCTGCGGGGCCGCAGCGCCCACTTCCCGCTGTTGCGCCGCCGCGTCGAGATCCGCCAGGGCCAGAAGCTCATGCGCCGCTACCTCGACCCCGTCGCCCGAGAGCGCGCCGAGGCGGCCCGCCGGGCCGAAGGGCTCACCGGCGCCGAACTGGCCGCGGCCGTCACCGCCGACCAGCTCCGGGCCGCCCTCGCCCGCCACACCGCGGACGAGCCCGTCGACGCGCCCGCCGAGTACGCCGACGCCGACCTGTCCCTCGCCACCACCGACGACGAGCTGGTCCACCTCCAGCGCGTCGCCTCCTACTTCACCCCGCCCGTGCCCACGCCCGAGAGCCGCGACGCCTCCGACTCCCTCGGCGCCACCTCAGGAGCCCGCTCGTGA
- a CDS encoding PRC-barrel domain-containing protein: MTEHVWSYKSTAGHLAGTDLTGYKVEATDGGIGKVDKHSDEVGDAYLVVDTGVWIFGKEVLLPASTVTLVDPAERKVYVDRTKDEIKDAPEFHQNKHLGDAGYREELGTYYGTGAPFGGRPA, from the coding sequence GTGACTGAGCATGTGTGGAGCTACAAGTCGACCGCCGGCCACCTGGCCGGTACCGATCTGACCGGCTACAAGGTCGAGGCGACCGACGGCGGCATCGGCAAGGTGGACAAGCACTCCGACGAGGTCGGTGACGCCTACCTGGTCGTGGACACCGGGGTCTGGATCTTCGGCAAGGAGGTCCTGCTCCCGGCGAGCACCGTGACCCTGGTCGACCCGGCCGAGCGGAAGGTCTACGTCGACCGCACCAAGGACGAGATCAAGGACGCGCCCGAGTTCCACCAGAACAAGCACCTCGGTGACGCCGGCTACCGCGAGGAGCTGGGCACCTACTACGGCACCGGCGCCCCCTTCGGCGGCCGCCCGGCCTGA
- a CDS encoding serine hydrolase domain-containing protein encodes MNASRAVDRTLRTSRRRARLAAPCALLLALGCLPLAPTAVAAAAPSPTPSASAPLSPTLKRIDPAVFRAAVERAAKALGVPGAVVLLQTPQGTYRALVGTSDLGRAEPPDPGDHFRIASNTKTMTSALIMLLVQDGSVRLTDPVSRYVAGVPNGGKITIADLLTMRSGLYNYTDAPELAATLDADPGRAWTPQDVLDIAYRRPPDAAPGTSYAYDNTNYVLLGLVAEKAGGRPLAEQFRDRLFAPLGIDDTFLPDIHDRSLPAPFAHGYMYGGSSYALVDKPYPPAIVEGARTGTLRPVDYTRQNPSYATAAGGVVSTARSMTTWIEALVTGKVLNAATQQQWLHSPRPEDPAAPDGQKYGYGIAYQRFAPNAAMYYHGGELPGFNSFIGHDPDSDVTLVVWTNLTVSPDGRATAIALLPTVLNQVYTGLALPTGHSG; translated from the coding sequence ATGAATGCCTCCCGTGCGGTCGACCGCACCCTCCGCACGAGCCGCCGCCGCGCGCGGCTCGCGGCGCCCTGTGCCCTCCTCCTCGCCCTCGGCTGCCTCCCCCTCGCCCCCACCGCCGTGGCCGCCGCCGCCCCCTCGCCCACCCCGTCGGCCTCCGCGCCCCTCTCCCCGACCCTGAAGCGGATCGATCCGGCCGTCTTCCGGGCCGCCGTGGAGCGGGCGGCCAAGGCGCTGGGGGTGCCCGGCGCCGTCGTCCTGCTCCAGACCCCGCAGGGCACGTACCGGGCGCTGGTCGGCACGAGCGACCTGGGGAGGGCCGAACCGCCCGACCCCGGTGACCACTTCCGTATCGCCTCCAACACCAAGACGATGACCTCGGCCCTGATCATGCTCCTCGTCCAGGACGGATCGGTCCGCCTGACCGACCCGGTGTCCCGGTACGTCGCCGGGGTGCCGAACGGTGGGAAGATCACCATCGCCGACCTGCTGACGATGCGCAGCGGCCTCTACAACTACACCGACGCACCCGAACTCGCCGCGACGCTGGACGCAGACCCGGGCAGGGCCTGGACCCCGCAGGACGTGCTGGACATCGCCTACCGGCGGCCGCCCGACGCGGCCCCCGGCACGTCCTACGCGTACGACAACACCAACTACGTCCTGCTCGGGCTGGTCGCCGAGAAGGCCGGCGGCCGGCCCCTGGCCGAGCAGTTCCGGGACCGGCTGTTCGCCCCGCTCGGCATCGACGACACGTTCCTGCCCGACATCCACGACCGGTCGCTGCCGGCGCCCTTCGCCCACGGCTACATGTACGGCGGATCGTCCTACGCCCTGGTCGACAAGCCCTACCCGCCCGCGATCGTCGAAGGGGCGCGGACGGGCACGCTCCGGCCCGTCGACTACACCCGGCAGAACCCCTCCTACGCCACCGCCGCCGGCGGAGTCGTCTCCACCGCCCGGTCCATGACCACCTGGATCGAGGCGCTGGTCACGGGCAAGGTGCTGAACGCGGCGACCCAGCAGCAGTGGCTCCACAGCCCGCGCCCGGAGGACCCGGCCGCGCCCGACGGGCAGAAGTACGGGTACGGCATCGCCTACCAGCGCTTCGCGCCGAACGCCGCCATGTACTACCACGGCGGCGAACTCCCGGGCTTCAACTCCTTCATCGGCCACGACCCGGACAGCGACGTCACCCTCGTCGTCTGGACGAACCTGACCGTGTCGCCCGACGGCCGGGCCACCGCCATCGCCCTGCTGCCCACCGTCCTCAACCAGGTCTACACCGGTCTCGCCCTGCCCACCGGGCACTCCGGCTAG